From Caretta caretta isolate rCarCar2 chromosome 3, rCarCar1.hap1, whole genome shotgun sequence, a single genomic window includes:
- the LOC125633754 gene encoding uncharacterized protein LOC125633754 has protein sequence MEVRHHLWQEGCTGPQLNLVLVKHLIRGRRSEGFNLGDSPHLSNGYEECNLPRQVGEGRRSHRSKRWNREPGEDQVTVPLGNRAPDGRKESFKAFQDPCENTDLPWMQGWKADMVARCTLIEEKRGKLQVTMQSSSAQVTMMESQNRKRAPAWTEREVRDLIAVWGEESVLSELRSSFRNAKTFVKISQGMKDRGHNRDPKQCRVKLKELRQAYQKTREANSRSASEPQTCRFYDELHAILGGSATTTPAVLFDSFNGDGGNMEAGFGDEEDDDEEEVVDSSQQASGETGFPDSQELFLTLDLEPVPPEPTQGCLLDPAGGEGTSAACVSMITGSSPSQRLVKLRKKKKRTRDEMFSELMLSSHTDRAQTNAWRQIMSECRKAQNDREERWRAEESKWQAEESKWWAEDRAEAQMWRQRDERRQDSMLRLLQDQTSMLQCMVELQQRQLEHRLPLLPLYCYWKQKAILIFRSKEHRKNPRRIWKAEPHLNLLNEEMIN, from the exons ATGGAAGTGCgacaccacctttggcaggaaggctgTACGGGACcgcagctgaaccttgtccttgtaAAACACCTTATACGGGGGCGCCGAAGTGAGGGCTTTAATCTCGGAGACTCACCTCACCTCAGTAATGGCTACGAGGAATGCAACCTTCCACGAcaggtgggagagggaagaagaaGCCATAGGTCCAAAAGGTGGAACCGTgagcctggagaggaccaggttacGGTCCCACTGGGGAACCGGGCCCCGGATGGGCGGAAAGAGTCTTTTAAGGCCTTCCAGGACCCATGTGAGAATACAGATCTACCCTGGATGCAGGGATGGAAGGCAGATATGgttgccaggtgcaccttgattgAGGAAAAG cgtggcaagctgcaggtgaccatgcagagctcatcagcacaggtgaccatgatggagtcccagaatcgcaaaagagctccagcatggaccgaacgggaggtacgggatctgatcgctgtttggggagaggaatccgtgctatcagaactccgttccagttttcgaaatgccaaaacctttgtgaaaatctcccagggcatgaaggacagaggccataacagggacccgaagcagtgccgcgtgaaactgaaggagctgaggcaagcctaccagaaaaccagagaggcgaacagccgctctgcgtcagagccccaaacatgccgcttctatgatgagctgcatgccattttagggggttcagccaccactactccagccgtgttgtttgactccttcaatggagatggaggcaatatggaagcaggttttggggacgaagaagatgatgatgaggaggaggttgtagatagctcacagcaagcaagcggagaaaccggttttcccgacagccaggaactgtttctcaccctagacctggagccagtaccccctgaacccacccaaggctgcctcctggacccagcaggcggagaagggacctctg ctgcatgtgtttcaatgatcacaggatcttctccttcccagaggctagtgaagcttagaaagaaaaaaaaacgcactcgcgatgaaatgttctccgagctcatgctgtcctcccacactgacagagcacagacgaatgcgtggaggcaaataatgtcagagtgcaggaaagcacaaaatgaccgggaggagaggtggcgggctgaagagagtaagtggcaggctgaagagagtaagtggtgggctgaagacagggctgaagctcaaatgtggcggcagcgtgatgagaggaggcaggattcaatgctgaggctgctgcaggaccaaaccagtatgctccagtgtatggttgagctgcagcaaaggcagctggagcacagactgccactgctgcccctct